From the Prunus dulcis chromosome 4, ALMONDv2, whole genome shotgun sequence genome, one window contains:
- the LOC117624504 gene encoding cysteine synthase 2, with amino-acid sequence MAPVRTTGAVVAAISVTIALLSLFLYKSKPSSKMLPSKKNPRNGLLGAIGNTPLIRINSLSEATGCEILGKCEFLNPGGSVKDRVAVKIIEEALESGDLAPGGVVTEGSVGSTAISLATVAPAYGCKCHVVIPDDVAIEKSQILEALGATVERVRPVSITHRDHFVNVAKRRASEANEFALKHRKDDANQRGVANGTTEKTNGFQYDEEKQSLFSRNCTGGYFADQFENLANFRAHYEATGPEIWEQTGGNVDAFVAGAGTGGTLAGVSKFLQERNSNIKCFLIDPPGSGLFNKVTRGVMYTREEAEGQRLKNPFDTITEGIGINRITKNFMMAKLDGAFRGTDKEAVEMSRFLMKNDGLFLGSSSAMNCVGAVRAAQSIGPGHTIVTILCDSGMRHLSKFFSADYLSQYGLTPSASGLEFLGVG; translated from the exons ATGGCGCCTGTGAGAACCACAGGCGCTGTTGTCGCTGCAATCTCAGTGACCATAGCgttgctctctctcttcctctacAAGTCCAAGCCCTCCTCTAAAATGCTACCCTCAAAGAAAAATCCCAGAAATGGCCTCCTTGGTGCCATTGGAAACACCCCTCTCATTCGCATCAACAGCCTCTCCGAGGCGACCGGTTGTGAA aTACTTGGCAAGTGCGAATTTTTGAACCCCGGAGGGAGTGTGAAAGACAGAGTTGCTGTGAAAATCATTGAAGAG GCTTTGGAATCTGGAGACCTTGCTCCAGGTGGAGTAGTCACTGAGGGGAGTGTTGGAAGCACAGCTATTAGCCTTGCTACTGTTGCTCCAGCTTATGGTTGCAAATGCCACGTGGTTATACCTGATGACGTTGCTATTGAGAAG TCTCAAATACTTGAAGCCCTGGGAGCCACTGTAGAAAGGGTAAGGCCAGTGTCAATCACACACAGAGACCACTTCGTCAATGTTGCTAAACGACGGGCATCAGAAGCAAATGAGTTTGCATTAAAGCATAGAAAAGATGATGCGAATCAGAGGGGTGTTGCCAATGGCACCACCGAGAAGACTAATGGTTTCCAATATGATGAAGagaaacaaagtttgttttcAAGGAACTGTACAGGTGGTTACTTTGCTGATCAGTTTGAAAATCTGGCAAACTTCCGGGCCCACTATGAGGCTACTGGGCCTGAGATTTGGGAACAGACTGGAGGAAATGTAGATGCATTTGTGGCGGGAGCAGGAACAGGTGGTACTCTGGCAGGTGTTTCTAAGTTTCTCCAG GAAAGgaattcaaacattaaatGCTTCCTAATAGATCCTCCTGGTTCTGGTTTATTCAATAAAGTTACGAGGGGAGTGATGTACACCAGAGAGGAGGCTGAAGGACAAAGGCTAAAGAATCCATTTGACACGATAACTGAGGGAATTGGAATCAATAGAATAACAAAGAATTTTATGATGGCAAAACTTGATGGGGCTTTCCGAGGCACAGATAAGGAAGCTGTTGAAATGTCCAG GTTTCTTATGAAGAATGACGGGCTGTTTTTGGGGAGTTCTTCAGCCATGAATTGTGTTGGAGCAGTACGAGCGGCACAGTCAATTGGTCCTGGTCACACAATTGTGACTATTTTGTGCGATAGTGGGATGAGACATCTGAGCAAATTTTTCAGTGCTGATTATCTATCTCAATATGGTTTGACACCTTCGGCTAGCGGATTAGAGTTCCTGGGTGTTGGATGA
- the LOC117624387 gene encoding zinc finger CCCH domain-containing protein 13 isoform X2 gives MGEEDTVTNGTETVVNGTSQSGKTSEDVTNKKGKENVGVKEMDVDKKGDEKAEVEKMDEDLEANGCKDEKLKEETKESKVEEKKEENGPNEIKIGDENAEVEKMDEDLEADGSRDEKLKEEKEELKVEEMEEETGPNEKKETEEKTEEKREFEVEEDKVKKAEEKAEELEEEKEEKEEEKEEEKEEEMEEEKEEEKEEYKEEARAKEAKVEKGPRKRGKGKSVEKTKEKKKEVAEKKEPEQRTPTTDRPVRERKSVERLVASIEKDAVREFQIEKGRGTPLKDIPNVAFKLSRRKLDDSLKLLHTILFGRRGKAAEVKSNISRFSGFVWRGNEDKQKTKVKEKFDKCNKEKLLEFCDLLNLPISKATTRKEDIVAKLIDFLVSPHATTTSLLAEKESSKGKKRKRATKGSSSASGGTNSKRSAKNRRKNDDDSKLDDKSAADTEDESEEDEKEDEENVEEENENGVHENSEDETPEHSESEEKLDSSDDSEEEVEKQKPRRKSSSRKKGSSAKAQTKKATGSAKSTPPPTKSPKKSSSKRTPVDDDSDTSPKASSRKKKNEKVSKVPTPTKSASKEKPGKKVAKGKDKTKEEKLRPSDDKLRDAICQILKEVDFNTLGNLIQISARESHP, from the exons ATGGGTGAGGAAGACACGGTGACCAATGGCACTGAAACAGTCGTGAATGGGACTAGCCAGTCAGGGAAAACCAGTGAAGATGTGACTAATAAAAAAGGGAAGGAAAATGTCGGGGTAAAGGAAATGGATGTAGATAAGAAAGGTGACGAGAAAGCTGAAGTGGAGAAAATGGATGAAGACCTAGAGGCCAATGGATgcaaagatgaaaaattgaaagaagaaacaaaggaaTCCAAAGttgaggaaaagaaagaagaaaatggtcCAAATGAAATTAAGATAGGTGATGAGAATgctgaagttgaaaaaatggATGAAGACCTAGAGGCTGATGGAAGCAgagatgaaaaattaaaagaagaaaaagaggaacTTAAAGTAGAGGAAATGGAAGAAGAAACTGGTCCGAATGAAAAAAAGGAGACCGAAGAAAAGACTGAAGAAAAGAGGGAATTTGAAGTGGAGGAGGACAAGGTAAAGAAGGCAGAAGAGAAGGCAGAagagttggaagaagaaaaagaagagaaagaagaagaaaaggaagaagagaaggaagaagagatggaagaagagaaggaagaagaaaaggaagaatatAAGGAAGAAGCGAGGGCAAAAGAAGCTAAGGTGGAGAAAGGGCCGAGGAAGCGTGGAAAAGGAAAGAGTGTggagaaaactaaagagaagaaaaaggaagtgGCAGAAAAGAAGGAGCCAGAGCAAAGGACTCCTACTACTGATCGACCTGTACGTGAGCGGAAATCAGTTGAAAGGCTGGTGGCATCTATTGAAAAAGATGCTGTCAGGGAATTCCAAATAGAAAAg GGGCGCGGTACACCATTGAAAGACATACCTAATG TGGCTTTCAAGTTGTCAAGAAGGAAATTGGATGATAGCTTAAAACTACTTCACACAATTCTTTTTGGAAGGAGAGGGAAG GCAGCTGAGGTCAAGAGTAATATATCCCGATTTTCTGGTTTTGTCTGGCGTGGAAATGAG GACAAGCAAAAGACTAAGGTGAAAGAGAAATTTGACAAGTGTAATAAAGAGAAGTTGTTGGAATTCTGTGATCTGCTGAACTTACCAATTTCCAAAGCTACTACTAGGAAG GAGGATATAGTTGCAAAGCTGATAGACTTTTTGGTGTCCCCTCATGCCACAACCACTTCTCTCCTTGCAGAAAAAGAG TCAAGTAAGGGCAAAAAGCGCAAGAGGGCAACTAAAGGAAGTTCATCAGCATCTGGGGGCACAAATTCAAAGCGCTCAGCAAAG AATCGTAGAAAGAATGATGATGATTCAAAATTGGACGACAAGAGTGCAGCAGATACAGAAGATGAGTCAGAGGAAgatgagaaagaagatgaagaaaatgttGAGGAGGAAAACGAAAATGGTGTTCACGAAAACTCTGAGGATGAGACGCCTGAGCATTCAGAAAGTGAGGAGAAACTTGATTCTTCAGATGATAGTGAAGAAGAAGTGGAAAAGCAAAAGCCAAGGCGAAAATCATCATCCAGAAAGAAGGGTTCTTCTGCTAAAGCTCAAACTAAAAAAGCCACAGGTTCTGCTAAATCTACTCCACCACCTACTAAATCACCAAAGAAGTCATCATCAAAACGCACTCCGGTGGATGATGACAGCGATACGAGTCCAAAGGCATcctcaaggaagaagaaaaatgagaaagtCTCAAAAGTTCCAACTCCAACAAAATCTGCCTCAAAGGAAAAGCCTG GGAAAAAGGTTGCTAAAGGGAAGGACAAGACCAAGGAGGAAAAATTGAGGCCAAGTGATGACAAATTGAGAGATGCAATATGTCAAATTCTCAAAGAGGTTGACTTTAATACG CTCGGCAATTTGATACAGATCTCAGCCCGAGAAAGTCATCCATAA
- the LOC117624506 gene encoding uncharacterized protein LOC117624506, whose protein sequence is MDPSPVRTTQHLDEEDEWDTDGFVIPSLVIEDQDKSNHDAPTIEASKPPSPKAKGEEKIYLGPHGAPPSQSKQQQEVNPSSRKQKFKQKLKEADRRSTGTGRENKVENLRELVGGGKGSSSMAKDSNRDWLDPHCHESQFEKWNTQ, encoded by the exons ATGGACCCCTCTCCAGTGCGAACCACTCAACAtcttgatgaagaagatgagtgGG ACACTGATGGATTTGTGATTCCGAGCTTGGTTATTGAAGACCAAGATAAAAGTAATCATGATGCTCCAACAATAGAAGCCTCAAAACCTCCATCTCCAAAG GCCAAAGGAGAAGAGAAGATCTACTTAGGACCGCACGGGGCTCCCCCTTCGCAATCAAAGCAGCAGCAAGAGGTAAACCCTTCCAGCCGTAAGCAGAAGTTCAAGCAGAAACTGAAGGAAGCAGATAGGAGAAGTACTGGGACAGGTCGAGAGAACAAGGTGGAGAATCTGCGAGAGCTTGTGGGTGGTGGGAAAGGAAGTAGCAGCATGGCAAAGGATTCTAACAGGGATTGGCTAGACCCTCACTGTCATGAGTCGCAATTTGAGAAGTGGAACACCCAGTGA
- the LOC117624387 gene encoding calponin homology domain-containing protein DDB_G0272472 isoform X1: MGEEDTVTNGTETVVNGTSQSGKTSEDVTNKKGKENVGVKEMDVDKKGDEKAEVEKMDEDLEANGCKDEKLKEETKESKVEEKKEENGPNEIKIGDENAEVEKMDEDLEADGSRDEKLKEEKEELKVEEMEEETGPNEKKETEEKTEEKREFEVEEDKVKKAEEKAEELEEEKEEKEEEKEEEKEEEMEEEKEEEKEEYKEEARAKEAKVEKGPRKRGKGKSVEKTKEKKKEVAEKKEPEQRTPTTDRPVRERKSVERLVASIEKDAVREFQIEKGRGTPLKDIPNVAFKLSRRKLDDSLKLLHTILFGRRGKAAEVKSNISRFSGFVWRGNEDKQKTKVKEKFDKCNKEKLLEFCDLLNLPISKATTRKEDIVAKLIDFLVSPHATTTSLLAEKESSKGKKRKRATKGSSSASGGTNSKRSAKNRRKNDDDSKLDDKSAADTEDESEEDEKEDEENVEEENENGVHENSEDETPEHSESEEKLDSSDDSEEEVEKQKPRRKSSSRKKGSSAKAQTKKATGSAKSTPPPTKSPKKSSSKRTPVDDDSDTSPKASSRKKKNEKVSKVPTPTKSASKEKPGKKVAKGKDKTKEEKLRPSDDKLRDAICQILKEVDFNTATFTDILKQLARQFDTDLSPRKSSIKLMIQEELTKLADEADEEEEEGGPEKDETESAGQEVEA; the protein is encoded by the exons ATGGGTGAGGAAGACACGGTGACCAATGGCACTGAAACAGTCGTGAATGGGACTAGCCAGTCAGGGAAAACCAGTGAAGATGTGACTAATAAAAAAGGGAAGGAAAATGTCGGGGTAAAGGAAATGGATGTAGATAAGAAAGGTGACGAGAAAGCTGAAGTGGAGAAAATGGATGAAGACCTAGAGGCCAATGGATgcaaagatgaaaaattgaaagaagaaacaaaggaaTCCAAAGttgaggaaaagaaagaagaaaatggtcCAAATGAAATTAAGATAGGTGATGAGAATgctgaagttgaaaaaatggATGAAGACCTAGAGGCTGATGGAAGCAgagatgaaaaattaaaagaagaaaaagaggaacTTAAAGTAGAGGAAATGGAAGAAGAAACTGGTCCGAATGAAAAAAAGGAGACCGAAGAAAAGACTGAAGAAAAGAGGGAATTTGAAGTGGAGGAGGACAAGGTAAAGAAGGCAGAAGAGAAGGCAGAagagttggaagaagaaaaagaagagaaagaagaagaaaaggaagaagagaaggaagaagagatggaagaagagaaggaagaagaaaaggaagaatatAAGGAAGAAGCGAGGGCAAAAGAAGCTAAGGTGGAGAAAGGGCCGAGGAAGCGTGGAAAAGGAAAGAGTGTggagaaaactaaagagaagaaaaaggaagtgGCAGAAAAGAAGGAGCCAGAGCAAAGGACTCCTACTACTGATCGACCTGTACGTGAGCGGAAATCAGTTGAAAGGCTGGTGGCATCTATTGAAAAAGATGCTGTCAGGGAATTCCAAATAGAAAAg GGGCGCGGTACACCATTGAAAGACATACCTAATG TGGCTTTCAAGTTGTCAAGAAGGAAATTGGATGATAGCTTAAAACTACTTCACACAATTCTTTTTGGAAGGAGAGGGAAG GCAGCTGAGGTCAAGAGTAATATATCCCGATTTTCTGGTTTTGTCTGGCGTGGAAATGAG GACAAGCAAAAGACTAAGGTGAAAGAGAAATTTGACAAGTGTAATAAAGAGAAGTTGTTGGAATTCTGTGATCTGCTGAACTTACCAATTTCCAAAGCTACTACTAGGAAG GAGGATATAGTTGCAAAGCTGATAGACTTTTTGGTGTCCCCTCATGCCACAACCACTTCTCTCCTTGCAGAAAAAGAG TCAAGTAAGGGCAAAAAGCGCAAGAGGGCAACTAAAGGAAGTTCATCAGCATCTGGGGGCACAAATTCAAAGCGCTCAGCAAAG AATCGTAGAAAGAATGATGATGATTCAAAATTGGACGACAAGAGTGCAGCAGATACAGAAGATGAGTCAGAGGAAgatgagaaagaagatgaagaaaatgttGAGGAGGAAAACGAAAATGGTGTTCACGAAAACTCTGAGGATGAGACGCCTGAGCATTCAGAAAGTGAGGAGAAACTTGATTCTTCAGATGATAGTGAAGAAGAAGTGGAAAAGCAAAAGCCAAGGCGAAAATCATCATCCAGAAAGAAGGGTTCTTCTGCTAAAGCTCAAACTAAAAAAGCCACAGGTTCTGCTAAATCTACTCCACCACCTACTAAATCACCAAAGAAGTCATCATCAAAACGCACTCCGGTGGATGATGACAGCGATACGAGTCCAAAGGCATcctcaaggaagaagaaaaatgagaaagtCTCAAAAGTTCCAACTCCAACAAAATCTGCCTCAAAGGAAAAGCCTG GGAAAAAGGTTGCTAAAGGGAAGGACAAGACCAAGGAGGAAAAATTGAGGCCAAGTGATGACAAATTGAGAGATGCAATATGTCAAATTCTCAAAGAGGTTGACTTTAATACG GCTACTTTCACCGACATTCTGAAGCAACTTG CTCGGCAATTTGATACAGATCTCAGCCCGAGAAAGTCATCCATAAAGCTCATGATCCAGGAAGAGCTTACGAAATTAGCTGATGAGgcagatgaagaagaagaagaagggggcCCAGAGAAAGATGAAACCGAGTCTGCCGGGCAAGAGGTGGAAGCCTGA
- the LOC117624837 gene encoding uncharacterized protein LOC117624837: MGDRGLCFSQENQLLQVILDEKPVGNPLCGQENLLHDGEGVREQLVQEVEDQNEIGHELLPTVETVSQTAQQNENVTNYEDQVEHPDVQSESDEQSVPSENFELNWMCSNDLGPKVEISDGCSVSDDDDDSLIEINLPASEPKEKLQSNLPDSIFRQQGLREHLADINEVNEEDNLIEIDISMGSIKCPRFEIEA, encoded by the exons ATGGGAGACAGAGGACTTTGCTTTTCTCAAGAGAATCAACTTCTTCAG gTGATTTTGGATGAGAAACCAGTTGGGAATCCTCTCTGTGGCCAAGAAAACCTTCTGCATGATGGAGAGGGAGTTAGAGAGCAACTAGTTCAAGAAGTAGAAGATCAAAATGAGATAGGGCATGAACTGCTTCCAACTGTGGAAACTGTCTCACAAACTGCCcagcaaaatgaaaatgttaCAAATTATGAGGACCAGGTTGAACATCCTGATGTTCAATCAGAGAGTGATGAACAATCAGTTCCAAGTGAGAATTTTGAGCTCAATTGGATGTGTTCTAACGATTTGGGTCCAAAAGTTGAGATATCTGATGGTTGTTCCGTctctgatgatgatgatgatagcCTCATTGAGATCAATCTTCCAGCAAGTGAGCCAAAGGAAAAGCTGCAGTCAAATTTGCCAGACTCCATTTTTAGGCAACAAGGTCTAAGAGAGCACTTAGCAGATATCAATGAGGTGAATGAGGAAGACAACCTGATTGAGATTGATATTTCCATGGGCTCTATCAAGTGTCCAAGGTTTGAGATTGAAGCATGA